A region of the Falco rusticolus isolate bFalRus1 chromosome 6, bFalRus1.pri, whole genome shotgun sequence genome:
CACAGTCATGATCCAGTACTGAATACCTGCAATATTTTAATGCTGCACTCTGATTTAAAGTTGATACCTCTTTAGAACCaataaaattattagttttATGTCAGAAGACTTTTCTAGTCTTAACCATGAAATAACTTCTGAAAGTTACTCAGGAAGAGAGGAATTCAGAAAACTAAGATAATGTACTTTGTACATTATAAAGTTAATGTATTTTGtagctttgtgggttttgtgagtattgaagttattttaaataaaacagataaaacaaTTCCTCATTgccactgtgattttttttaaacacttttattttttaagtccCTCCCTTTAATCTTCTCTTATAGAACAAACAACGCATCATTTTGAACCACTTAAGTACTACGGAAACAGCTTTGTTGGAGCAGTGACTGCTCCTATAAAAGGCTTTTCCAGAACTTCATGGGATCCAAACAATACCTGACAAGATGTATTTGCTTGCAGTATTATGAAGACATTTATTCCTGTGCTGCATGCGCAAGTAAGTGGCCTCTCTTCATTCCAGGAAATGAAGAGAGGCTTTGTGAGTTACCAGAACACGGGTGTCTGAAGAACTGTAGCCAGTCCATAGGAATCATGGGCACAGGGTTCTTGGTAGAAGTTAGACAGGATCAATCTGAGCTTTCATCTTCCCGATCCCATATTCTTTCCAGATTTCAGGCGCAGCTCTTCTGTACAGAACCCTTCCCAGAGCTGTGTTCGAGCCTGTAGCCACCTGCCAGCGTTGCCTGAGGTCTCCTAGAGCATTCTTCACTTCAGCTTATTACTGCTTCTCCAAACTCACACagtgttttgctctttttcctaTTCCAAAATGGTTTTTCCCGTGTTTGACTGACTTTGGCCTTCTATGTCCTTTGAATTGTGAAGAAACACATAggctattttctttcttatattcttTCTATTATATTtcttattatatttttctttccccttacTGTGACTATCCCCACTgttcctttgccttttcctctcttctgtaCTTGCTGaagcttctttttattttcaagaatcTGCTTAGCCTACCCACCTCACACCTGTTGTTCTGTGCGTTCACTGTACTTCTCTTTTCTCAATCTTCTCCCTGCTTCACCTGCTTTCTTTCAGGCTGAGCCTTACGCATGCACAAGCATCCAGTCCTGGTTCCTCAAAACCCTGTCTTCATCAAATCCACTTCTCTCCCAATTCTTTTAATTGATTTCCAGTAACCTTCCAAACCTCCTCTCACCAAGCTATTGCTCTTTGCATAACCATCCTTCgcttaaattaataaattctCCTCTCTCCAGTATATAAACAGTGAAGGCTTGTAAATGCCACAGCACCTTATGAATGGATTAACATAGAAAGTGAAGGCTCTAAGGGGGATCGGGGCTGCCTACATCTGACAGCAGCAAGAATGAACTTTGAACATAAAGGAAGCAAGCATAGAAGGAGTTAATATAGAGGAAAACGTAGGAAAAGATTGAAGTTGAAAACTATtccaaataaaaggaaaaccagagatTAATCTCACATCTAGTTTCAATAACGATTCTTGTTTTAGAGATGATCTGTAAACCAATTGTAAACTCTGAACAAGCCCTGTAACGGTACAATTCATTAAGCATCTGGATGACAagagtctccttttctttcttagcaTGGCCAAAGTTTGTgtatttccccccctctcctACCATTCTGGATATCTTTAGCAGAGATTTACTTAACTTAATCTATACTTATTGACCAATAAAGCCACAGTTGCAAAACCTCCCTATGGAGGAAGCTTGTAATAGAAGAAAGTAACTTTGCAGCTGGATGTGTGACAGAAAACTAAGCGTGTTCCCCTTAGCATAATTACACACACACCAAAGTTGTTGCCGGAAGAGAAAACGCAGCCTAAAGCCGTCATGCTCCTCGGGTTTTGTAGCAGAAACTTGGGCCAAGGACTGTATTGCTGAGAAAGCTGAGCTACTAACCAAttctgcatgctgctgcagagggtgaCGGCAGCAGGGAGACAACATGGTGATACCTCTGTAAGAAAGTTGTATCAGTTGCCTAAATAAGTATCATTGTAAGCACTGTGAAAGACATTTCAGCacatttaatgtatttcattaCATCTTCTACTGTGTTAAATGTAGTCATGTAGCAACATCAGCAGAGCTACATAAACACTGCCTTCTGCACACTAGCCAAAACCTGAGCCTCAGCCCAAACTCGCCTTACACCAGTGGCTTTTAGATGAACATCAAAGCTACCTGTGGCCAGAGAAGAAATTCAGCCCAGGCTAAATTTAAGTTTAATCCCACCTACCTGCATTGACAAGACTGTGTGTATATAAGCCAGGGTTTTCCAAAGAGTTCCCCATATAGCCTATAAAAATGACTGGCGCATCAGCTGGCCAGCATCAGGGAAACAAGCTGGCTGGGCTCCCTCTCACAGGCCCTTTATACAAAATGCTTCCAAGtactgcagaagctgcagacACCAGAACTGTAATTTTATCCAATGCTGCAATTTTTCACTTGGATGATTTCCCCATTTGTAAACAATAAAACCGTGCCCGAGTGTTCTCCTGTCAGCATGGTCGTGTGAGGACTAGTTCGGCATTTACACACAGCTTTGAAAGGGACAGTACCTGCTGTGAGAAGGACACAGTGCTCTATGTTTCATGTGATAAGCTCTGGGAGAAACACCAAAGCAACAAGCGTGACACATTTAGCAGCTGCAGGATGTTTTGCACTATCTCTTTGCAACAGTACATAGTTCAGATTGATATTAGTAATATCTGAAATTATCTACTTTATCCAATTAGGTTttcatctaattaaaaaaaatccaatggttctttaaatatatttagcaTGCAAAAATGGTAGAAAGTTTGCTGCACACCACTTATCCCCACCCTTGTTCCAGTGAGTGCAGCTGGATTCACCTTCTCCACTTCACTTCTCACTCACTCCGCTTATAATCTGGTTCTCCAtgaattttagttttctggGACAGGTTGCAAGTAAGAGAGAAGTAGTAGAAACACTCAGAAATGGTACTGGAAAGAGCTTaggattatttcattttttttagtctCAGCATTGAGATGCCAAAATGGGATGGATATGTAAGTACGCTTTAGTTGCCTCTAAAGTGAATTAGTAAATTTTGTGATGAAAACTGGAGATTAGTAGGTGGATGCATGGTTTATGGCATTCAGTGGGTTGCCATATGCTGTGGGACATACCTTTTGAAGGATATTTGCACCAACTCAAAAGACAATATGGCAACTGGcagcctttttctttattgaagCAAAGTCACAGCATTTTCATCACTATTCCCCTCTTGTGAAGGGAAGAGTTAAATGAAGGCCCCTGAAATTTACATTACTAACAAGTAAAGGATTGAAGAAAGAGATTACAAGCatatttctctaaaataaataatctacAAAGagtgctttttcttcttaaaagcaatctaaaaatgtataaattctACGGTAGGGAGatcaaaagatattttaacaACTTTCAATATTTACAAACAATACAAAAACTGCGCACGCCATCAAATGAtgcaaaattctttttaaaaattaaaagcttcatTCCTACTAAGAACCAAAAACTTCAGccaatatttgttttaattaatggTTGTCTTTACAATTGGAAAACcgttaaatgtttttattatctgtaaaatatacaataaaaatgaaCCTCACTAAATTATTAaggttaaaaaagaagagaaatactgCAGGCAAATCAAAAAGGAAACTGTAACTTATTCTTTGGTAACCAAAAGTTAGCAAGTATCTGTATTTCAAGTGATGAAAAGTAATCATCTTCCCATTCTGACAAATGGAAGACACTTCTGGCAAAACACAACTCCCCAAGTTTCAATTTTGAAAGACAAGCTCCACCTACAGCTCTGTAGTGCAAGTTCTCAAAGtcaaattttgctttctaattcAGAAACGTAACCCTTCCAAAGTCTGGCAGTGCACTGCTTAACTCCTCTcccacttttctgttttctgctcgCATCTTCTGCATACATCTGACTGTTCCAGTTCTCTAAGGGAATAACTCTAGTTCAAGGAAGCAATTCACTTGGAAATGCGTGTTTCACCAAGTGTACGTGTGTGGCTGCATAGCAGCTAGTAGTGTGTTGTGAAACTCGGCTCCCTTTTCCACGTTAACTACGTATTTCATTttccctcaggaaaaaaagtagtacCCTGGACCAGTTCATAACCTGGTGACCTAACTGCTTTAGCAGGACACGCTTCATTGAACGCTGGGCCATACCCCAGTAATAAGCCATGTAACCCCAGAACCAACCCTGCTACCTCCTCATAGGTGAATGTGCCTcatcctgcctctccctgcttAACGAATGCACTATGCTGCACCACTACAATGCTTTTGAAGCAAATGTCCAGCTTGTACCACAGGAGCCTTCCCATTCCTCTTTTTCAGGCTTATTCCTAAATTTTGCTTGCACAATTGCAGtctcaagaaaaagaaaaacttcacaCCCCTACAGGCTCTGAGAAaactccccaccccccccaagaGGACTTCTAAGGCTTTACACAAAAAGTCCAACTGTTGACTTTCTTCAAGCCACAGACCACTCATTCCAAGCAAGtcctccccaccccaacccaACCATGCAGAACTATCACTGCTTTAGcatttaaacacacacatgcagttCATGGAATAAATGCTCAGCAAAGTAAACTTGTCCTGGTCTGGGCTTTCTTCTGGAATCTAGTCCTCTGACATTTTCTAGACTAATAGCCAATCCCTTTTGTCACTGCCTTTTagctttcttcagctgaagGGCTTAGATACTTCCTTGAAGTACCTGGCTGAGTAATTAAGTCTAGATGGGTTGGATCCAAGGTCTCCTTGCAGCCTGCCTCCTCAGCATATGGAAAGTCATTCATATCCATTTCATCACTGTTAAACATATCGAGCTGCCTCTCTTGCTGCTCTTCCAAAGCCCTTCGGACCCTGCCCTCTGACTGTTCCACCACTTCCCCGTCTCCTTCACTAATGACAGTCATGGGGCTGCTCTGGATGCGGTTGCGGACATTGTACTTGCTGCTGGCAGCCGAGGGGGGTGTTCGTGACCGGCCGTACCTAGTGCCAGAGAAGGACATGCTCCTTGGCATCAGGCCCTCGCTCTTGGCCCACTCTTCCTGGGCCCGTTTGCTCTTGCTGGgtgagcagctggcagggctgtcGGAAAGGTCGGGGGAGGCATCCGTCTTTGCCCGGTGGAACCGGGGGTCCGTGTTCTTCAACATCTCTGCTGCGGACATGCGGGAACTGGTGTCACAGCGACTccctttcttcagcagcagggcTTTGAAGTTGTCAttgctggtgctgctcttgCGAACGCTTCTCTGAATAGATCCGGCTTGTCTGAGGGCAGCTAAGGTTGGGGAAGCACCAGTGGGAGTTACGGGGGGCGACGGAGAATGGTTGCGGGTACGGTCGTCTTCAGAGTCTTTACGGCCAAGGACTTTCCTTTTGGATCTGAgtttgaaaaacaataaaaaaaagaggaccAAAcgaaaaatgaaactttttacCTCCCCTAATTAAGCTCAGCTTAGACGGATGACAATGAATTAAGctaaagcagagagaaggatAAGGGAGAAGTAATCTAAATCTAAAGAGTCAATAAGAACACCACCAAAACTGTACAGGCATTAATGCAGGTATTGGAGATGCCAGCTAgtttattgttctttttctgcaaatctgGAACAACAGAACTACTAAAACCAGCAATACTGATGTccaaaacacttcagcaaatTTAGTGAGTCAGGTTTTCTGTAGTCAGTATTCAGCTGCAAAGACTAGTGCATTATAAAGATCATACCCAATGCCATTTGTCTGTTAGTTTGGGGACTTGATTGAAAATATGTTCTGGAGTATGTTACgggtttctgttttgttttactatttCATTTGATGCCTTCTGGAAAATTAGAAGTGTAGTTTAGTGTACTTCCCTTTAGAAAACGATATTGCAAGTgcactgctgctgaagtttAGATAAAGGGAGCCACATGTAACCATTCTggattaaattatttaaaaaataataatccatcCCCTACCCAAGTATTAAATGAATAGTGAAAACTGAGTTTTCCAGCCTCTATTAAGATTCACAGACAAAATTCACAGTTCTGTTGGTGCTCTGTCATTGCAACTCTTCTGCTAAATGAAGGAGCGACCCAACTTCCTGACatgaaagttaattttttccaaatgaaaggGTGGagtgctttttaatttaaatgtgaagTGCAGggataacaaaaacaaaattaagaaacaatCATGGAACTGGAAAGAAGTGGAAACTAGAATTACATTGGCAAAAGTCAAAAACAAGTCAGTAACTTGTTACAAATACAAGATTATCATGCTGCAATTCGGTATTAATTTTTCTCAAGCATTTGTTCAGTACAGACTGTTTCCCTTGTAGAATGGGTTTCTACTTAATGTGATCTTTAGCTGTACTTTCTTAAAGGCCTTGAGATTTTGCCAGGGCAAGCTCAAGTATCTTTATGCATCGCAGCCCaatgataataaaaaaccccagaaaacaaaGTAGCAGGATCTATCAGCTGAGTTGGTGGTAGCAACAGACATTGCCATAAACTCTGGCAAGACTTTGGAGCGATCCTGTCTCTCGTAGGTGGTGAAGTTTTATGCATAGATCACTTATCATAacccccaggcagcagcaacagctgtcatttccagctgctgctgcctccacctGCCTTTCTGGAAGAACCGACATCCATTCAGCCTGAGGATGAATGGACACCAGAAGAGAGCACAGGGATAGAACGATGACTTCAGTAGTGGCAAACCTAAGAACCTTGTCTAGATTTAACTGTGTGTCAGTACCACAGGCAGAAAGTGGATTTGGTGCTTGGATGCTCTGCAGGTCTTGATGTGAGCATGTGTGCGTGTTGGTTACAGGGAAAAAGATTTCCCATCATTAGGGTTTTTGGCTGTCTATGGGTACCTTTaaacacagcagtgctggggctgtACTGCTGCCAAAACCCAAATGAGCAGTCAGTTTGCTGTCAGCATCTAACCAGCTTTTCTCAGCATGATGAATTATGGCAGAAACTTAAAATTAAGAACCAAACTTGGTTTTGGTGGCTTTTCAGACAGAGAGAGGGTATATATTCAAACTTGTTCTTCCTGACCTTAACGCACGTGCCACTAAATTTCTTGTCTTACTCCAAAGCACGTATTCAAGAGTGCCAATTGCTGAAACAATGCCTTTTAGAAGTAGTgaggagaaaaccaaaacattttttattcattaacAGCCAAAGAAGATAGTGGTTCAAGTCTAAAGCCAGCAAAAGCAAGGTCTTAATAACAAATGTGTCAAGCAGTTTTAACTACGTCACATCCAGTTCCATTGTCCATTTCCCCATAAACTCATGAATTACACGTATGGGCCTACACACAGAGATCCACTCTCTATCTGCATACATAATGGAGAAAGGCTACTGGCCGGAACATTTCATTCTAAAACCAGATTTGTCGCAGTCCTAGTGAGCACCACGCAACATAAATGCAACAACCATTTTTAGAACAGCTCCTACAGGTCCAGTCCTAACTGGTAACCGTAAGTTATAAGAAGTTAGTATCACACGTatgtaatttttgtaatatCTGAAGCAAGGTAAGTttccaaaataagaaaacagcatttttctcccAAGTGCTGCAGTCTCCCAGCCACTTTCTCCCAACAggctcttccccatccctcagTACTCCTGACGCAGAACTCACGCACAGATGCGCAAACTGACTAAACACCTGGATAAACCCACACGGATACTGCCAGGCACCTTCTGTGACCAGGTGAGAGATGGCCCCTCCACATTCTGAAGTAAAAGACAAAGCCTCAAGATGGCACTACCGCTACATCGAGCCTAGTCTGAAAGCAGGCTCAGTAGTTCAGAGAGTGGTGGTAACGGTCTTGTGTGTACTGTTTAAATGGTGCACACGtttcattttgtggttttaagcttttttttccacttcctttttttttgtgaaccTAACGTGAACAGCACAAAAATCTAGTTGCCTATTCAGGATGATTTCGTTTTTAAGGGAAATGAATAATGTCATTAATAATAGAGCCAGTGTTGCACATTTCATTCATGAACCCGTTTGACACAAAACACCCGACCTCAGGCTGGATTATGGCAAACTATAATCCAGCGTTTGCCATATGTTTTGCCATATGACTGACATGTTGTGTTACTTGCCAGTTTCAGCCACGCTTGCCATGAAGCATTAGCGTTGAGCCTCTGTCCCAAACTGCACCATATAAGCAGCGAAGAGAGtaaaaagagatggagaagaacgagaatgaaaacaaaaagatacacagaaaaagcaacagtagAGTTAATATGGCAGATCGAGAACAGTACAATAAATATTAGACGTAACGGTATTTTAAGGAGCAGGTTATTTATAATATAATCTATATTGATTTAATCTGGTAGCTTTTAGTTCAGAATggattaaatatatttgtaaaacaataaaatacacgtttgtttcttcatcttttttatatatagccTTAATAGAATGGTCATAAATGTGTGCTTTCTGTTAAAGCAATGACTGTTGTAATTGGGTGTCTTAGTACAGAAAATGTTACATTGTTTTTTAGAGAAGTACTGGACCTGACAGGAGTATAGGAAGGGCAATTTCTGCAGTACCTGTGAATGGCTGCAAAAAGATCCTCAGTAGTCCTTGGTCTTGCTGGTGTTGCCACTCCGTCCGTCTCTTCCCCATAACTATTGCTCAGCAGGAAGGAACTGTTTGCTGTATCTGATTCAAACACCTCCACTACGCAGAGAGAATGAACAATACTGTCAGTCCATCGTGGGAACCCAACAGGCATATAATCCCGACACTGGCCCTCACTGCCTCTAAGGCAAAGCAGCCGAGAAACTGAGAGCACCGTTGTCATCATTGTGATTTCAAACAACGCTTGCTTAGGAAACTGCAGTGCACAAAATGCTTATGCTTGCTCACACAGACAGGCGGAGAAcaatactgaaagaaaacttgtATGGTTTCCACTAAAATACAAAATCCAAATTAACAAAGCTACCTGTGTTTTAATCCTAGCACACACAGTTAAATAaagcataattttctttccGTGTCTGCAATAATGAGAAGTCAGGCAGGAATTATAAGAAATCTCATAAAGTATTAATCAGATCCCTGCAACTTTCTTTAGGCTTTTAGTTACAACTATCGTAAGAGGTTTCTTTTCCCTACAGAACCCCACCTGAATGCTAGGATTGCTGTTCTCCCTCCCCGGCTTCTTTAAAACAGCTACCGCTGCATCTGAAGAAGAGTCAGAGAAAAAGAGACTCACCACTTTCGCTCTCTTGAGATAGATGCCCTTCAGTGTTACTGCCACTGTCTTGGCTGCTGCCTGAACTGCTTCCTTCATCAAAAGCAGactgctcctcctgcctgggTTCTTCTTGAACTGGTGATGCAGCAGGCTGTACCACAAAGGCATTAGCTCCCACTGTCTCAGAGAAGGTGAatccagcagctcctccctcAGGAACCAGGCTGCCAGAGTCCATCTCGCTAGAACTGAGTCCATCTGTAAGACAATTTCTCGCCTCCTCGCAGTGTGCAAGCACAGCGTCTCTCTTAGTTGGGCTTGATGTGCTTCTGACAGTATCACTCGcttcagctgttttctccaCTGTAAGATCTAACTGTGGAGGTGGTACAACAAGGAACAGTTTGGGTTTCTTTGAAATAGGAGGTGGTTTCTTGCTGGGCAATATGACCTGAGTCTTGTCGGGAGATGCTGGTGACCCCTGAAGCGACATGCCAGAATGGAGGTCTTCACTCTGCACTGAAGACTCAGGTGTGTCTTCAGTAGCTGTCCCCTGTGCGTTGGCTTCGAAAGGCTCGTTTAGACCCACTGCACTCGCAGGCTGTTGATCGCTGTCAAGCACAGGTACATAACCAGAGAGAATGAGAGGAGAACCCCGAGCCAGTGTCTGAACTGAGCTTTTAAATGAAGTGCCTTgagttttcatttcctcttcGCCTAAGCTGCTACTGAGTCTGAGTGAGAGAGATGGCTTTAGGGAAGACTGCGATGACGAATTTACAGTACCCTTTTCCTGAGAGGTGGTTTCAGAAGCAGATTCAGGTGATGGTTCaccttctgttgcttttttcacAGACCTCAGCTGCACCATTTGCAACGCTTTGGTAGTTACTAAGGGCATCACAGGTCTGGATGCGTCTTGCTTGTTGAGTGGCTGTTTCACTGGACTGTAGCAAGAATCCTCCTGGCTGCCTTTCTTAAAAGAATACTGTGGGTACATTGTTGCACCTTTTGTTAGTTTGGGATCAAGAGGTGGAGCTGGTGGTGGGACAGCTAAGGGGAAAGTagaaggaggaggaacaggGTAAGAGAACAAACTGATGGAGGCTTCTTGCGGAAGCCATGGGACAGTCTGGGCAAAGGAAGAACTTACATCAGCTTCTGGTGGAGGAGGGGGGAATGTGGGAGAGGCTGGCAATGGTGACAGATCCATGacttctgctgcaggaggaggggggggagggggaggagaaagtTCGGGGCAATGTGGGGGAGGTGTTGGAagaggaggtggtggaggaggtgCACTAGAATCTGGAGGAGAGCTCAGGGCGGGGTCCAATTTCTTCACGCTCACGGTCCCTTCAGTAGATGTATTTGAAGAAAGGGAAGTGGAGGACGAAGACATGGAGACTGAAGACAGAAGAGAGGACTTCCTTTCAGGCACTTTAGGCTTCAGCTTGGATTTCCCATTTCCTGATGATGCAGACTTTAAAAGCACAGGCACTGGAGTAAGCGCAGTGGGTGTATTGGACTGGCTGGAGTACCCACTCGATGGCGATGTGACTCGGTGGGATTTCTCCGGAGAGGTGCTCTTTGGTTTGGCCAGTCCACTGGGCACTTGCGGCACAGAAGCCCTTGAGCCATCGCTGGAGTGGCTGATGCTGTAATCGCTGAGAGCAGATGACGTACTGGCAGAATGGGCTACTGAGGACTTCACCTGGTCATCTGCCACTGCAGCATAGTCACTGTAGTAACCCCACTGGTCAGCGTACTCCGACTTGATGCTACTTGTTTCACTCTGAGAGGGAGTGACTGTGCAGATGGAGTACAGGTTTGCAGCAGTGGTGGACATCATGCTGCTGCTTGCGCTGACCGAGCTTTGGCTGCGGGAACGCAACACCCAGGGATCCTCATAATCACTGCAGGGGCTCTGGGAAGGGGAGCTGCCATTTTTGCACTTGAGATTCAACTGCAGAGAATGCTGGAGGGTGGCAATGAGGGTTTCATCAAGTATCTGTCCATTGGACTGGGCTTTTTTCTTAGGCATCCTTCTGAGTGAGTCTGTTCTGGATGGTGGCAAAGGcggcttttttgcctttttcagagAGATGTTTCTCACAAGGGATTTGTCACCTTGGCCTGACTGATCATCCTGAcgtttcttctcctttccttcaaaaacatttaCCACGCCGTCTCTGGGGTTGCCAAAACCATTAGCACTATTGCATGGCATGTCTGACTTCAGTCCGGAGTCCATATGCATGGAACTGTAATAACCATCGTGGTCCACAGAATACAGAGAGGTAGAATCGTCCCTGACCGAAGtcctctccaggctgctgctgctcaggttgCTACCCGGAGTTGCACAGCCTGGTGTGGTACAAACCACCTTGCGTGAAGAAGTCTCACCGTCTTCTGTGGACTTGAACAGCCAATGCTCTGTGCTGTTCACTGCTGCTTGTGCTCGCTCCCCTGAACAGCTAGATTCACTCCTACCATCGCTGTCCTGGGAAGGGTTCGGTAAAGCAAGATTGTTCCTACAGCTGTAGCTCACGCTCTGAGACCCAGCCTCTGCATTTCCAGGAGTGCTAAGGCAGACAGCAGAATCACCGAGAGAAAGCATCATGACAGTGTTAGATGGGATGGTATCTGAAGTCTGCGAGTGACGTGTGGAGCTACTCTCACTCCAGTTACCACTGGAAGAATGGTGATCTTCCTTCCCACTTACTGCACTGCTGGCAACAGGATTGTCTCTCGGCTTTGGGtaggcagcagagctggtaaTTTTACTATCCAAGGATCCAACACTCTGGGCAGCATGAATCACGATAACTTCTGAGGAGGATGACAGTGTTGCATTGGGTATGATGCTCGTGGAGTAGGTGGCATGAGGAGAGACCACACATGCTGGGCTTGCAGACTTTTCGCTATCATAGCTTCTCACCTCCTGAGACTTCGGCCTTGACAGGGTCCCTGTTGTAGGATTGTTCCTCAAATGCACAACACTATCATCCACCTGCAATTTACTTATCTGGTGGGGTAAACTT
Encoded here:
- the NHSL1 gene encoding NHS-like protein 1 isoform X5, which translates into the protein MPFPLRTLEPLKLCRLEEAGGDGAERGGPAPGDHGGAAEGGGGRRRGAVPLFGALEQVSSYALVSLLMQLSDLSRCAGDIFGGILSEADSLCHRNARLQRRLGALEALLARLDHRKVKIPVSNLDEESRWTVHYTAPWHQQENVFLPSSRPPCVEDLHRQAKLNLKSVLRECDKLRRDGYRSSQYYSQGPTFSSSSSAICGSYQDDYEEIEQKSSLLDCISQSCINACCNLVPWSNKCPVSSPEEEKLITIKRPKTPVSNELSDINTQTNWTKSLPLPTPEEKMRQQAQAVQTDVVPINVTAVGTGQSDFRGHSMYVPDQCSTLGRLDSYRSAMQRSETKDTSCQTEEVKVVPPSMRRIRAQKGQGIAAQMSQFSSSSGNMSVMSDSAAVIFASRQNSDIGFHSLPRAGARVSLQSLEQTQSISRQTEDVAGSLPHQISKLQVDDSVVHLRNNPTTGTLSRPKSQEVRSYDSEKSASPACVVSPHATYSTSIIPNATLSSSSEVIVIHAAQSVGSLDSKITSSAAYPKPRDNPVASSAVSGKEDHHSSSGNWSESSSTRHSQTSDTIPSNTVMMLSLGDSAVCLSTPGNAEAGSQSVSYSCRNNLALPNPSQDSDGRSESSCSGERAQAAVNSTEHWLFKSTEDGETSSRKVVCTTPGCATPGSNLSSSSLERTSVRDDSTSLYSVDHDGYYSSMHMDSGLKSDMPCNSANGFGNPRDGVVNVFEGKEKKRQDDQSGQGDKSLVRNISLKKAKKPPLPPSRTDSLRRMPKKKAQSNGQILDETLIATLQHSLQLNLKCKNGSSPSQSPCSDYEDPWVLRSRSQSSVSASSSMMSTTAANLYSICTVTPSQSETSSIKSEYADQWGYYSDYAAVADDQVKSSVAHSASTSSALSDYSISHSSDGSRASVPQVPSGLAKPKSTSPEKSHRVTSPSSGYSSQSNTPTALTPVPVLLKSASSGNGKSKLKPKVPERKSSLLSSVSMSSSSTSLSSNTSTEGTVSVKKLDPALSSPPDSSAPPPPPPLPTPPPHCPELSPPPPPPPPAAEVMDLSPLPASPTFPPPPPEADVSSSFAQTVPWLPQEASISLFSYPVPPPSTFPLAVPPPAPPLDPKLTKGATMYPQYSFKKGSQEDSCYSPVKQPLNKQDASRPVMPLVTTKALQMVQLRSVKKATEGEPSPESASETTSQEKGTVNSSSQSSLKPSLSLRLSSSLGEEEMKTQGTSFKSSVQTLARGSPLILSGYVPVLDSDQQPASAVGLNEPFEANAQGTATEDTPESSVQSEDLHSGMSLQGSPASPDKTQVILPSKKPPPISKKPKLFLVVPPPQLDLTVEKTAEASDTVRSTSSPTKRDAVLAHCEEARNCLTDGLSSSEMDSGSLVPEGGAAGFTFSETVGANAFVVQPAASPVQEEPRQEEQSAFDEGSSSGSSQDSGSNTEGHLSQESESVEVFESDTANSSFLLSNSYGEETDGVATPARPRTTEDLFAAIHRSKRKVLGRKDSEDDRTRNHSPSPPVTPTGASPTLAALRQAGSIQRSVRKSSTSNDNFKALLLKKGSRCDTSSRMSAAEMLKNTDPRFHRAKTDASPDLSDSPASCSPSKSKRAQEEWAKSEGLMPRSMSFSGTRYGRSRTPPSAASSKYNVRNRIQSSPMTVISEGDGEVVEQSEGRVRRALEEQQERQLDMFNSDEMDMNDFPYAEEAGCKETLDPTHLDLITQPGTSRKYLSPSAEES